The Acidobacteriota bacterium DNA segment TTGGCGGCGTTGGTCTCCGACAGCGACCCGCCGAAGACGGTGAAGTCCTGCGCGAAGGCGTGCACCACTCGCCCGTCGACGCGTCCGCTGCCGCACACCACGCCGTCGCCCGGGTACTGCTGCGCCTCCATCCCGAAGTCGCGGCAGCGATGGACGACGAGCTTGTCGACTTCCTCGAACGTGCCGGGATCGAAGAGTCGCTCGATGCGCTCGCGCGCCGTGAGCTTGCCCGCCTCATGCTGGCGCGCGATGCGGTCCGCGCCGCCACCGAGCTCGGCGCGCGCCTCGAGCGCAGACAGCCGCGCGGACGGACTCTGGGGCGTCATGGCCTACTTCTGCTGCGCTTTCTCCCAGTCCTTCAGGAAGCGCTCGAGCCCGATATCGGTAAGCGGATGCTTGAACAACGCGTCGAGCACCGACGGTGGGCACGTGCAGATGTCGGCGCCGAGCTTGGCCGCCTGGATGATGTGGCCGGGCCCGCGCGTGCTCGCCACGAGCACCTGCGTGGTGAACTCGTAGTTGTCGTAGATCTCGACGATGTCCTCGATGAGCGCCATGCCGTCGTGCCCGATGTCGTCGAGGCGCCCGACGAACGGGCTCACGAAGTACGCGCCCACTTTCGCGGCGATCAACGCCTGCGCCGCCGAGAACACG contains these protein-coding regions:
- the fsa gene encoding fructose-6-phosphate aldolase, with protein sequence MKFFVDTGNIADITRLHALGIVDGVTTNPSLMAKETRDSREILREICDLVQGPVSGEVVATDVEGMLREGRELREISEHIVVKVPFTPAGVQACKTLTEEGTRVNVTLVFSAAQALIAAKVGAYFVSPFVGRLDDIGHDGMALIEDIVEIYDNYEFTTQVLVASTRGPGHIIQAAKLGADICTCPPSVLDALFKHPLTDIGLERFLKDWEKAQQK